One Lytechinus pictus isolate F3 Inbred chromosome 12, Lp3.0, whole genome shotgun sequence genomic region harbors:
- the LOC135156145 gene encoding uncharacterized protein LOC135156145, which produces MANLSSNPFVLAISRVYLALTLLGRSYTTLGAPTRAPLEYIETPANSLLQLHEYLSDATSELAKHSRNVYNGFRRQRFGTDADINPRTFVLGGLPTIQDLEETRTRQGLTEEDLLETHRANLGIYYQAMDYLISDEALYIGADDFLHIDGDSSTFYHIRDHIEVTLNRLNAIIVREGFRGENRTPVQSTLTFHTELNENFRNVRDLCVLFEIFKYTNDVLYADVKLHESQHRAEVASELVHRSELTSGRRAER; this is translated from the exons ATGGCGAATTTATCTTCGAATCCATTTGTTCTGGCGATATCAAGAG ttTACCTTGCTCTAACACTGCTGGGCCGCTCATACACAACGTTAGGAGCCCCAACGAGAGCACCATTGGAGTACATTGAAACACCAGCAAATTCACTATTGCAACTCCACGAGTACCTATCAGACGCCACATCAGAGCTGGCTAAGCACTCAAGAAATGTTTATAATGGCTTT AGGAGGCAGAGATTTGGTACCGATGCAGACATCAACCCCCGTACATTCGTTCTTGGCGGACTCCCAACTATCCAGGATCTTGAAGAGACAAGAACAAGGCAAGGACTTACAGAAGAAGACCTCCTTGAAACACACAGAGCAAATCTTGGGATATACTACCAGGCCATGGATTACCTCATCTCAGACGAAGCCTTGTACATTGGTGCAGATGATTTCCTTCACATTGATGGCGATAGCTCAACATTCTATCACATTCGAGACCACATCGAAGTGACGTTAAACAGACTCAATGCCATT ATCGTTCGGGAGGGTTTCAGAGGAGAAAACAGAACACCTGTCCAGAGCACGCTAACATTCCATACAGAGCTCAATGAAAACTTCAGGAACGTAAGAGATCTATGTGTGctatttgaaattttcaaatacACCAATGACGTTTTATACGCCGATGTTAAACTACATGAAAGTCAACATAGAGCAGAAGTCGCGTCCGAGCTTGTTCACAGATCAGAACTTACGTCTGGGAGACGGGCCGAGAGGTAA